The Amycolatopsis sp. QT-25 genomic sequence ATCGTCGTCGTCGAGGGGCGCGAGGGAGGCGATGACGACCTTGCTGGCCACCTCACCCGCGGCGTGCCCACCCATGCCGTCGGCGAGGGCGAGCAGGCGGGGACCGGCGTACACGGAGTCCTGGTTGCTGGAACGCACCAGGCCCCGGTCGCTGCGAGCCGCGTAGCGGAGGACGAGAGTCATGGGCGAAGCTCGATCACCGTTTTGCCGATCCGGATGGGGACTCCGAGCGGGACCCGGAGGGGTGCCGTGACCTTAGCCCGGTCAAGGTACGTCCCGTTCGTCGAGCCCAGATCTTCCACGTACCAATCCTCCCCGCGCAGGGCGATCCGGGCGTGCCGGGTCGACGCGTAGTCGTCGTCCAGCACCAGGGTCGAGTCGTCGGCACGGCCGATCAGGATCGGCCTGCCGTCCAAAGCGATCCTGGTGCCTGCCAGCGCACCGTGGGTCACGAGCAGCTGCTGCGGCGACTTCCCGCCGCGCGGCTTCTTGGGTTCCTTCTTCTTGCGGCCGAACGTCGGGACGGCGACACGCAGGCCGGAGGCCGCGTACAGATCCGAACGGACGACACGCAACGCGGCGAACACGAAGAGCCAGAGCAGCACGAGAAAGCCCACCCTGGTGAGTTGAACGACCAGCTCTGGCACTTGTTGTGTCCGCTCCCGTTTCTCC encodes the following:
- a CDS encoding FHA domain-containing protein, whose product is MPELVVQLTRVGFLVLLWLFVFAALRVVRSDLYAASGLRVAVPTFGRKKKEPKKPRGGKSPQQLLVTHGALAGTRIALDGRPILIGRADDSTLVLDDDYASTRHARIALRGEDWYVEDLGSTNGTYLDRAKVTAPLRVPLGVPIRIGKTVIELRP